The following nucleotide sequence is from Corylus avellana chromosome ca7, CavTom2PMs-1.0.
TTGAACCAAAGAATTCATTAACGTTTTTACTATTTTACGAACAGCTCATCACCAATCAAGccatacccaaaaaaaaaatgctctaaCAAACATAAAAGCTTAGAcgcgtttttatttttttaattgcaggCAACATTCATAGCTGATTATTCAACGGTATCTGTGgaataacaaaaatttataaagtGATACATTAAATAATATCTCTAAATAAGATTCTCTTGCTTTTGGTCGGGAATgagataatataataatttacaaaGTACAAAatctttggctttactaactTTAAATgccttaaaattaatattttgaaaattacatGATtgctttctttaagaaaaatagcCACACTTTCCAAAAGATACTATTGGTCACCAATTTAAACAATTCCATAAAActtgatttaataatttatatcttCTTTTTGGGTGAAAAAGCTGATACCCATGGAGGGAATGTTAATTTGGATTTAATAAAAGTTagttactaaactcataattttacTTAAATAgcattcaaacaaattaatattcagCTAAATTATcacattttttcaattttaactatctattttttaaaagcacCTTCATCCGACTTAACATTTTAGGCTTTAGCTAtcaactttcacttttttatttaaaatattatttatttatctactttttcTATTCCCAAATAAGAgagaataatattatatatatatatattgacatttCTACACAAGGGGAGAGGGAGGGTGATTCGAACTAATACCTCAAATTCATAAGGCGTGATttccaaccgattgaactaccctttGAGGACATTAGATATGTATTGTTGAGCACTGTAGTTACTCAACAAACGTTTGGTTACTTTGTTGAGACAGATGTAAAGTGTTTTTAACCATATACCTCAACAAAATAGCcaaatggttattttattgAGTaagatgtgaatgctctaaagtAACATATTGGTTAAATTTGttcataaaaatgatttttagaataaagtaaatttcattttgcgcaaattaaattctacataaaaaaaagaattatatgtaGTTCAATACAAAATGTGAcatctgttgaaattaaatgtctccTAATGAAGATGAATTTTGAAagtcatttggaaaaaaaaattaaaaaaaaagggcaaaatgtAAGAAGAatgatttcaaattaaaattatttaataaatttttaaatataaaatagaccCTACTTAAGTTTAGGCGCCAAAATatatggtaatttaacatgatttcATTGAGTTGCAACCTAAATTCTCCTGCCCCctccaaacaatatttttatatatttgttataattACAATAACGCTTCTTCTTACAAAACTTGATTCTTAAATCTATCAGTTTTCAAAGACTTGTAAGTTGTAACAattaattagaaagaaaaaaaaaaggtacgtTGTAACAATTAGATTTGTGCTGTAATTTAATCCACGTACTCACACCGGCCTCACGCTGTCTCTTTCTATATAAGAAGTCATAGCATTGCCTTCCCTCTCACTCCCCACCACCATGGCCATCTCCTCTGCAGCTTGGCTACTCTTCTCCTCTTTTCTGTTTCTCTCCCACGGTGTTCTTCAACTCCAAGCTTCCCATCATCTTTACAGAGACATTAAGGCTTCTTCATCTCCTCCTGCATTCCAGCCTTACAGAACTTCTTATCACTTCCAACCCCCCAAGAACTGGATCAACGgtataattatttattctttcccctttctttcttgctttaAATATgtctcattttttaatttttgatgtttcttttcttctttttatttttttgtcatctTACCATCTTCTGATGCTGAAATGGACGAATGGGTTGTCTTTGGAAATGCAGATCCAAATGGTTGGTTCCTTTCCAACttggtttttaaggttttttgaATATCAAATCCAATTTGTCGatttaatttacaaaataataataatagatctAATTTTTATATAGTATTTGATGTGATTAATCCATGTCTGTAGGACCAATGATTTACAAGGGAGTTTACCATCTATTATACCAGTACAATCCAAAAGGTGCGGTGTGGGGGAACATTGTCTGGGCCCACTCAACATCAACGGATTTAGTGAACTGGACCCCACATGTTCCTGCCATCTACCCATCACAACCGTCGGACATCAACGGTTGCTGGTCGGGTTCCACCACAATCCTCCCCTCCGGCAAACCGGTCATTCTTTACACTGGAGTCAACCCACAGAACCAGCAAGTCCAAAACCTGGCCACACCCAAAAACCTCTCCGACCCGTATCTGACGCAATGGGTCAAGTCGACCAAAAATCCGCTAATGGCCCCTACTATAGCCAACCAAATCAATGCAAGCTCATTTAGAGACCCGACCACCGCTTGGTTAGGCCCCGACCGGATATGGAGAGTGCTCATTGGAAGCAAAAGGAACCGCCGTGGATTAGCTATTCTATACCGGAGTAAAGATTTTGTTCACTGGACTAAATCCCAGCACCCACTTCACTCGGCAACTGACACCGGAATGTGGGAATGCCCCGATTTCTTCCCGGTTCGGATCAATGCCAATATTGGCGTTGACACGTCAGTTATCGGCCCGCATGTTAAACACGTGCTCAAGCTAAGCCTGGACGACACCAAACATGATTACTACACAGTTGGAACTTATAACCTGAACAAAGATATTTATGTTCCGGACAAGGGACAGGTGGACAGCGATTCCGGACTGAGATATGATTATGGGAAATTTTATGCTTCAAAAACTTTCTTTGATACTGCAAAAAATAGAAGAATCTTGTGGGGTTGGATTAATGAGTCCTCCAGCGTCGAAGATGATATCAAGAAGGGATGGTCTGGAGTAATGGTAATTCATGGTGAACTAATTATTAGTATGCTTTATATTTATCAAGCAAACTTAGAATTTGTTagattttaatattattattattattatttggcacATTTTGCAGGCAATTCCAAGAAGCATTTGGCTGGATAAATCCGGTAAACAATTAGTGCAATGGCCGATTAGTGAACTTGAGAGGCTGCGGGAAAACCAAGTCAACTTGCCTAATCAAGTGCTTAAGGGAGGATTAGCAATTGAAGTTTCTGGTGTCACATCGGCACAGGtgaatttctttttgttgtaattccttttttcttttctatttttctctacctagtaataaggaaaaaaatgatattaacGGAGCTGAATAAAAGAGAATTGTTTATAAGCCGAACCCACGAAAGTACTCCGGCTATCTAAGTGATGGCTAGGTCCTTGGCTGGTGTATgataagctctctctctcttttcttttccatttttagtaaggaaagaaataacattaacaAAAGTGAATAGAAGAGTTTATATGGCTCAAAAtagttatatttagttattatgaGCCATTTTACATACCTCTCCGGCAAACCCTTTAAAATAGAGAGTTTTCATCCAATTTACTACAATTTATAATAGCAGCTTCTACTaatataatacaattttttttctcatcttgtttctctcttttagtcagttttttcctttcccggcctctttcttctccctcatctaatttttattttttaaaaaaaaaaaatagagagtaaATAGAAAATTGAGTgtatatagaaaaatgaatgactaaattaaaaatttgcaTAGCTATTTTGATTACTCTCCTTAGAGACGCCCTAAGCATAACCTAAAAAGCTACCATATCAAGGCAATTGCTTAGCCGAATGAAAGAGTTCTTTTCATGGTAATTCGGAATGGGATTTTGCCACATGTAATTATACAAGTCGATCAAAACCCACTAAGAATATTGATTTTGTTAATGTAGTAATTCTCTAGATATCTTTGACCTTTCTTGCAGGCTGATGTGGAGATTTCTTTCAGAACAATTGAGTTGCAGAATGCAGAAAAGCTGGACCCAAGCTGGACCAATCCACAAGCACTTTGTAGCCAAAAGGGTGCGTCAGTAAAGGGGCGGTTGGGACCATTCGGGCTGCTGGCTCTGGCTTCGAAGGGCTTGCAAGAGCAAACGGCAGTGTTCTTCAGAATATTCAAAGGCCAAGACAAATATGTGGTGCTCATGTGCAGTGATCAAAGCAGGTATAACCCATATATACAATCTTCTTCCTTTGCCCATCAaatttctttgccaaaaattcaaagatttgaACTCTAgcttttattattcttattattattattttctctggCTGGCAGATCTTCCCTAAATAATGGTAATGATAAGACCACTTATGGTGCTTTTCTGGATGTCAACCCTTCTCGTGATGAGCTGTCACTTAGAAGCTTGGTGAGTTGTTGCTACAAAATTGTATACATTTATtcaaatttctttccttttcaatGTTCACGTCAATCTAATTTCGTGGCCTCCACTCGTTACATTTCTGGGATATTTAGAACCAAATGGGATTGTGTTGgcaaatagagtttttttttttagaaaattttttatttaaaagagtttttttttttattttttttttttttacttgaggGTATATTTTTGCTTTGCACAATTAGTCATATACTACAGGTTTATTTGGGTTTATCATTCAAAAGGTGCGACTTAAAAATagcgatttgaaaacatgttGTTCTTTAGTTCTGGAGATTAGGTAAATATAATGTTTGTGTCTACAATCCTATTCAAAAAGTTAGGAGAATAATAAAACTTTCTTATCTTTTGGGGTTGGGACATGTATGTGTCTGAAAATCTCTGAAACTAAGAGTTAGTGACCACATTGCAAGCAAAATTTATATGAACAAGTAGATCTCATATGAAATTTCTCACATTATCTGTCTACATTGCTAGCAGTTCAAACCGATAATGGATATATAAATCTGTTTGACTAATgagtttttttccaaaaaaaatcttccaaattttgggTCCCAGACCGCACAAATGCAGACATCTGTAGATCCATTCCAGTGGTTTCCTACTCCTTAAGATGTCTAGGGATGCTTTTACATTCatcattttatttgatttttgtccAAATTGATCCAATATCATGTTTATCCCTTTCTCACAGATCGACCATTCAATTGTGGAAAGCTTTGGTGGAGAAGGAAAGGCATGCATCACAGCTAGGGTTTATCCCACATTGGCAATTCAAAATGAGGCCCACTTGCATGTTTTCAACAATGGCACTGAGAATGTTCAAATCACAAGATTTAGTGCTTGGAGCATGAAGAAAGCCATAATCACTTGAGGGTTGAAACTCTAATTATTGTGTTGGTGTTGGAAACAAATATCTTGTTcctgtttttctttaattattgtTGTGTTAGTGTCAGGGCAGGCTCGATATGTTGTAAGGCCTAAGGTGACAATTTAAGATGGGgctatttaatatttaaatattaagtattttttaaatttttacactATTTTatgtttctaaatttttataatgttagtaataaatttgtttagaaattattttttagattcaattcatacatttataattaaaatatatatatatatatatatatatacacacaaaagaataattaaaccTGATTTATGAAAGGAGGAATTGACCCCtgtggaaaataataataataattctttgCTCGACACATAAACCACCTCCTATCAACCCACGTGGACTTTGTCAAACTTTGAAACAAAGGTAAGGGAAAGAGCCAATGACGCATGTCTTTacagaggaaaaaaatatatataaaaaaacaaaacaaaacaaaaaaacaaaaggtacaTGAGAATGCAATTACAACAACGCTATTACATCTCTTTAAGTGCTTAAAAACCAACACTAAAATGCAGAGTCCTCTTCAAAATAGTTAATGCGATGAAAAATAGAGCTCACATAAAGAatatgaaaacttttttttttttaaccaaaaaaaaaaaaaaaagaaataaaaaagaagtaaaaagaaatAGTTCTTGGTCTTTATGATAGTTTTCAAGCAATTGTGATGGTCGGTTTTGATAAATTAATTCTATCAATTGATGTTGTTATTGTGACTAcgaattttgggttttttttttttttaaatatttatttgtcACTTGTCACTACATAAAAGTATGTTGACGTTGTGACAAATTGTGATTGCCAAAGACAAAAAAGCTTGTGTAGTACTactctacattttttttttttttttaaaggagaatttttatatttattcaataaaaaaaatcaagagcataaagccCTTACATCAAAGAGCATAAAGTTCTGATAAATCATAGTCAAAGTTATGAGGTTATAACGTtatagaaacaaacataaaatcttataaTCAAGTCATATCTATAACTTCAACATCCCCTAACTCATGTCCAAACCTCAGTTACAGAACAGACTTACTCCTGGCAGACTCAATTTCAATGAAAAAAGATCAAGGGTATAAAGCCCTTACATTATAGAACATAAAGTTATGATAAATCTTAGTCAAAGTTATGAAGTTACGTCGTcatagagacaaacataaaatcttacaatcaagtaaTAGCTATGACTTCAACATTTGGTAATCCATGTCCGAACCTCAGTTATAGAACAGACCTACTCCTAgcagactcaatctaatacataggtaacccatattcccaacttttattttacCGGTCAAAAGAACAAAACCCTTATACCAAAACTAATCATCATCGACCCAAAGGCCACGACAAAATCTTCCACCCCAAAAATTGCTTATGAAAGCAGATTTAAGGAAAAGTCAAacccttataaaaaaataataataataacaaaaacaaaaacaaaaacacaataaaataaaataaataaataaataataacaaaaacaaaaacacaataaaagaaaataaataaataaataaataataattaaaaaaaaaaaaaaaaaactatcaaacaGCTACACCAGTCAAGGTGAGGGAGGTGAAAAGGCCAACCGATTTCTAGGAGGTGAAGAGCGGCGCATCATGGTGAAGGGCAGACAGAGGCAGTGCAGCATAAGCAAAGGGATGGTCGTAGCAACTGAATAggtcagaaaaacaaaaaaaaaaaaaaaaaaggaggggaaGGAAAGAAGAGGCAGGGAGGAGGGGAAAGGAGGAGGGACAGGTCTAGTAGTACTCTACTCTTGCAGTCATATTCATAATATTctgttttaaattaattttaattttcctaCGTTTTTCATTTGTTATACTTTTTTTAAGTGGGTCATTGTAATAATTGTTGTCAATTGTAATTATATGCATTTGTATGAGTATGGTACATCCCatttagcaaaacaaaaaatgattgTGAGGAAAAATGCATGCCATGTAGCAAATTTTTTACTatggttatttatttaataaaaaaatatataacactTTTCAATGTGATTTCGCTAAGTTATAAATAGCTCTTTCAGATTTAAATAGTTACTAAAAACTTCCTAAGATAAGCGAATAACACAAATAAGTTCTTGGACGCGTTTTCCATTGGCAAATAGGACGTAATCTTTTAATATGTCAGGTCAACATCAATaatattgtgccaaatatttttataattaaaaaaccaaaaaaaaaaaaaatcaagaggtTCAACCCCTGGCCAAAGGGTCTCCATGGACTAAATATATAGAAATTTTTAGAAAGAATAACCTATAAACATTGATGAGGATAAAATTTGTTATGGGTCTGGTTCATGCAATCTCATTCAAATAAGCTACAGTTACATAGAGTTTTACAATAACTGAGTTGCTCCAAATATTTTAATGGAGACAATTATATAAAAGGTATGCAACGCATTGTGTTAAGGGAGTCGATTCATCTCTAAAAACTTTCGCTCATTGCTATATTCTCACTTCAACTAAGAATGTTAATTTAAGTAACGAAGTTTCCTCAAACTTTGAACCGACGAATTCTTTAACGCTTTTACTATTTTACAAGCAGCTCATCACCAATCAAACCGTACCGAAAAATGCTCTAAGAAACATAAAAGCTTAGAcgcgtttttatttttttaattgcaagCAACATTCATGTTGATTATTCAACAGTGTCTGTGgaataacaaaaatttataaagtGATCCATTAAATAATATCTCTAAATAAGATTCTCTTGCTTTTGGTCAGGAATgagataatataataatttacaaaGTACAAAatctttggctttactaactTTAAATgccttaaaattaatattttgaaaattacatGATtgctttctttaagaaaaatagcCACACTTTCCAAAAGATACTATTGGTCACCAATTTAAACAATTCCATAAAActtgatttaataatttatatcttCTTTTTGAGTGAAAAAGCTGATACCCATGGAGGGAATGTTAAAAAGCCAAATGGATACAAACACCGACAGGACGGACGGACTataacatataattaattatttcattttcgcagaaaatttaaaagaaaaatcttatttgaTCAGCAAGTTGAGCACATTTTAATcgacgtaaaaaaaaaaaaaaaacacaccttAGAAAATAAGGAAGAATGCAGCGACCAGATGTGGACCCGTATATACCGGATTAGCAGACTTGGCTTGAGGTACCACTTTCTGATTGGAATGCTCAAATTCAACTTTCTACACAAACGCTCCAGTCTTGATTGATACTTGTCTTTTGCGAAAGCCGAAGGTGTTTAGGGTTTACTCCCGACACAGTAAAGAAGGGGATGGGAATTTCACGTCATTAAAAaatggataaatgtaaaattggtttttttagttgacctaaattataaatcactcaatgtcgtataaaaattaatttataggttctCGGGTAAGCTAAAATAATTGTTTACtctctaaaatcaattttcatgctGTAAAGacaaatgcatttttaataaaaagagtaaccaaattttctccaacttaatttgaaagaaaaatttatcacaatttattaacttgaatgttgtttttatttattttacaatggTTGGTAAATGTAACtgtcaaattctcgcaaaatgctcTCAAATCATTGCGAGGAAGATAAAAACGAGAGAGAGTTACGCACAAAGTAAAATTCTGGGGATAGAAGAAATTAGATTAATTTACTGCAACAGTATGACTTGGAGTGATGGCTAATGTGTAATCTTAGTTGGTGtccaaaaatgatgtgaaaaattctagttgtcaatttttaaagtcataaattaataataacatgtgtcatatttttattgggtatgacatgacacagtggcggagccacaacACTCTTTTGGGGTGCCACAGAACCCCcgaagattttaaaaattttttttcccaccacaaaattaaaaaatatatatatattttacctaCCAATTACCCAAGacacggcacccccaatattATTAGTACTACCATTACTTCTCAACGCAGCTTCTACCTTGCTATCTTCAATAAGGTTGTCAAGCAAAGTGGGGTTGAGAATCTTGTCCCATATCGTGTCTAAGCgccaccatcatcatcaccaaGCAAAGTAACTCATCCTCTCTAACTCTTAGTCTCTTTTGTATTAGATTTTTGTTCTGGCTTCTTTCTATTacttagttttaattttgagtttttcgaTTTATTTTATCAGTTTCTTGAGGTTGTATGGTGCACTGGGCGTGGGGTGGGAAGGATCGAACTCGATAATGCAGCTGCCAAATTAGGTCTTGATTTGATTTCTCTA
It contains:
- the LOC132187635 gene encoding beta-fructofuranosidase, insoluble isoenzyme CWINV1-like — protein: MAISSAAWLLFSSFLFLSHGVLQLQASHHLYRDIKASSSPPAFQPYRTSYHFQPPKNWINDPNGPMIYKGVYHLLYQYNPKGAVWGNIVWAHSTSTDLVNWTPHVPAIYPSQPSDINGCWSGSTTILPSGKPVILYTGVNPQNQQVQNLATPKNLSDPYLTQWVKSTKNPLMAPTIANQINASSFRDPTTAWLGPDRIWRVLIGSKRNRRGLAILYRSKDFVHWTKSQHPLHSATDTGMWECPDFFPVRINANIGVDTSVIGPHVKHVLKLSLDDTKHDYYTVGTYNLNKDIYVPDKGQVDSDSGLRYDYGKFYASKTFFDTAKNRRILWGWINESSSVEDDIKKGWSGVMAIPRSIWLDKSGKQLVQWPISELERLRENQVNLPNQVLKGGLAIEVSGVTSAQADVEISFRTIELQNAEKLDPSWTNPQALCSQKGASVKGRLGPFGLLALASKGLQEQTAVFFRIFKGQDKYVVLMCSDQSRSSLNNGNDKTTYGAFLDVNPSRDELSLRSLIDHSIVESFGGEGKACITARVYPTLAIQNEAHLHVFNNGTENVQITRFSAWSMKKAIIT